CCGGTGACCCTGACAGAGAGGGACAGCTGCTGATTGATGAAGTTTTAGACTATCTCAACAACGACAAACCAGTCCGGCGGATATTGCTTAATGCACTTGATGAAAAAAGTATAAAGAAAGCTATTGTCAGTTTGCGGGACAATCAAGAGTTTATTAATCTCAAGCAATCGGCGTTAGCCAGATCGCGGGCAGACTGGCTGATTGGCATGAATCTGTCGCGAGCCTATACACTGGCAGCCCGGCGGGCGGGACATCAGGTTACACTGCCGATTGGGCGAGTTAAAACCCCAACCTTGGCCTTAGTTGTTAGGCGCGAGCGGGAAATTGAAGGTTTTACTACGGCGAATTATTTTATCGTTAAAGCCGAGTTTCTGCACGAAAATGGCTTATTTGTTGCCTATTGGAAACCGCGGGAAGATCAGGCCGGTTTGGATACAGAAGGCCGAATGGCTGATTCCGCTGTTGTCGAATCACTTATGACCGGCTTTAATTCGTTGGAAAAATCCGGAGTAATTGAGCTATGCGAAACAACCGAAAGGAAAGAATCGCAGCGCCTGCCGTTATCGCTGTCAACGCTTCAGGTTTTGGCCGGGAAAAAGTTTGGCTATGACCCTCAGACCGTTTTGGATACGGCGCAAAAATTATATGAAAAGAAACTGACAACATATCCGCGTTCCGATTGTGAGTTTTTACCGGAATCACAGTTTGCTGATGCTGCAATTATTCTGGATAACCTGCGGAACCTAAATCAGGATGAAATCTCAGTATGGGCCGGCGGTGCTGATTGTACGATAAAAAGCCGGGCTTGGAACGATAAGAAAATTACTGCTCACCATGCCATCATTCCAACGACTGTCAAATGCAATTTCGAGGGGTTAAGTGAAGTTGAGCGGAATCTCTACTTTATAATCGCCCAAACCTACATAGCGCAATTTTATCCGGTGCATGTTTATAATCAAACCCGTATCGAAGTGCGCTATGCTGGTGAGTTGTTTGCCGCGAGCGGCCGGATTGTTCTGGATGCAGGCTGGAAGGCTCTCTACGGCGCTGAGGCCGATGAGACCAAGGACGAGGACAGCGGGGTGCTGCCGGCGATGAAGAAGGGCGATTCTGCTTCGATGAACCGGGCCTGGGCCGATAAGAAGACTACCAAACCGCCGGTGCGCTTTACCGCGACGACTTTACTGGCCGCAATGAAGGAAATTCATAAATATGTAAAAGATGCTGAACTCAAAAAGCAGCTTAAGGATGTGTCCGGCATTGGTACCGAGGCAACGCGGGCTACAATAATCAAGGAACTGATTGACCGGCGTTTTCTTAAAGAACAAGGCAAAAAGAAATACCTTTCTCCAACCCCTACGGCCTATCTTTTGATTGACACTCTCCCGGATGAACTGACCTATCCCGACTCAACCGCTATCTGGGAAAGCATTTTACACCGAATGGTCGGCGGCAACGAAAGCTTAAGCTCATTTTTACAGCAGCAGGCCGAGTTTGCGACTAAGCTATGTGCAGAAGCAGGCAGTCTCAATCTGCCTTTAAATGGCGAGCATGTCTGCCCGCAATGCGGTAAGGGGGTTCTGCAGGCGCGGAACGGTAAAAACGGCAAATTTTGGGGATGTTCGGGCTATCCGGTGTGCAAGGCGGCCTATGATGATGTTGACGGGCAACCGAAAAAGCCTGAGTATCCTTGTCCGCGCTGTAAAAAAGGCGAAATCAAACTGCGTAATGGCAAGAATGGGCCATTTTGGGGTTGTACCAAATTTCCGGAATGCCGGGCGACCTATTCGGATGACAATGGTAAGCCCAAATTTCCGGTTCAGCGTCAGGTCCCAATTAAGGGATTGGGGTCAAATGCCGCAAGAAATAGCAGTTGATGTGGAAAGCTATTTATAGATGAA
This portion of the Veillonellaceae bacterium genome encodes:
- a CDS encoding DNA topoisomerase 3, whose product is MRVFIAEKPSMGAEIAKCLPGPISRKDGYITTGDGIVTWGFGHILRQAEPGEYDKKYEKWRLEDLPIIPHEWKLFVADSCEKQFGIIKGLLAKATEIVHAGDPDREGQLLIDEVLDYLNNDKPVRRILLNALDEKSIKKAIVSLRDNQEFINLKQSALARSRADWLIGMNLSRAYTLAARRAGHQVTLPIGRVKTPTLALVVRREREIEGFTTANYFIVKAEFLHENGLFVAYWKPREDQAGLDTEGRMADSAVVESLMTGFNSLEKSGVIELCETTERKESQRLPLSLSTLQVLAGKKFGYDPQTVLDTAQKLYEKKLTTYPRSDCEFLPESQFADAAIILDNLRNLNQDEISVWAGGADCTIKSRAWNDKKITAHHAIIPTTVKCNFEGLSEVERNLYFIIAQTYIAQFYPVHVYNQTRIEVRYAGELFAASGRIVLDAGWKALYGAEADETKDEDSGVLPAMKKGDSASMNRAWADKKTTKPPVRFTATTLLAAMKEIHKYVKDAELKKQLKDVSGIGTEATRATIIKELIDRRFLKEQGKKKYLSPTPTAYLLIDTLPDELTYPDSTAIWESILHRMVGGNESLSSFLQQQAEFATKLCAEAGSLNLPLNGEHVCPQCGKGVLQARNGKNGKFWGCSGYPVCKAAYDDVDGQPKKPEYPCPRCKKGEIKLRNGKNGPFWGCTKFPECRATYSDDNGKPKFPVQRQVPIKGLGSNAARNSS